A stretch of Planococcus citri chromosome 5, ihPlaCitr1.1, whole genome shotgun sequence DNA encodes these proteins:
- the LOC135848434 gene encoding uncharacterized protein LOC135848434 produces MANPDGDNFQDAVGPVVARINVKCPPFWRADPTLWFVQVEAQFANAGISADLTKYNTIIAALEHDVMSEITDIVLSPPNQNKYDNLKNKMIKRFSDSGDKKVSILLNEIILGDQKPSSLFRKMKQLADGQATDNFLKGLWLKKLPENVHTVLVSRNDGIDDLLEAADKMVEIPRNYINAVSSSSSTSTLEQKVELLTQQVGILLKRDQDRSRSHSRSRNSSNSRENRNRNRSRNYYSKNVRNREPTPAKNKDFCWYHDKFGKKAKKCIPPCKYESSEN; encoded by the coding sequence ATGGCCAATCCTGACGgtgacaattttcaagatgCAGTTGGTCCAGTTGTAGCTCGCATTAATGTTAAATGCCCACCATTTTGGCGCGCCGATCCTACATTATGGTTTGTTCAAGTGGAGGCACAGTTTGCGAATGCTGGGATTTCTGCGGATTTAACCAAGTACAATACAATTATTGCTGCTCTTGAACATGACGTTATGTCCGAAATTACTGATATTGTCTTATCACCACCAAATCAAAACAAatacgataatttaaaaaacaaaatgattaaaCGGTTTTCAGACTCTGGTGATAAAAAAGTTAGCATTTTactaaatgaaattattttaggcGATCAGAAACCTTCCagtcttttcagaaaaatgaaacagttaGCTGATGGTCAAGCTACAGATAATTTCCTGAAAGGTTTatggctgaaaaaattaccagaaaatgtACACACAGTTTTGGTGTCAAGAAACGATGGTATTGATGATTTACTCGAGGCAGCTGACAAAATGGTGGAGATTCCCAGAAATTACATAAATGCTGTTTCTTCATCGTCCTCTACTTCAACTCTGGAGCAAAAGGTTGAATTACTGACACAGCAGGTtggaatacttttaaaaagagaTCAAGATCGTTCTAGATCTCATTCGCGTTCACGTAATTCATCTAATTCGCGAgaaaatcgtaatcgtaatcgtagtcgtaattattattcaaaaaatgttcgtaATCGTGAACCTACACCAGCTAAAAATAAGGATTTTTGTTGGTATCATGATAAATTTGGAAAGAAAGCTAAAAAATGCATACCTCCTTGTAAATATGAGTCATCGGAAAACTAG